ATGGAGCAATTTGATGGCTCGCTTATCAACAAAAGCTTCCATGGGCTCTTCCAAGGTGAAGTTTGCAACTAGAGAAGCAGATTTAACACCCTTTCAGAAAATATACGCGTTGATGCAGTGCACTCCTGATATTTCCCAAAGTAATTGCAACTATTGCCTAGGACAGGCAGTGGTACAATATAACAATTGTTGCCATGGGAAGCAAGGAGGTGGGGTTTATACACCTAGCTGTATTTTCCGATGGGATTTGTATCCATTCTACAATAATTCTATTGCTGATGCTCCGACTCCAACACCTCCAGTCAGTATTTCTCCCCACTCAACCAATAATACAATAAGCAAAGGTAGGCCCACAAAAAATCTTTGCCAAAAGCGATAGGACTGTTTATCACTTCACTCCATAATTAATCTTTCAGTTTCATTTTGACTCAAGCATATATATGCATATGAATATTTATTTCTGGCCTGGACAGAGAATGGAATTACATCTGCTTGAACTGTTGTAATCATCACTGTTCCTACAATTATCTTCGCAGCACTTGTTGCCCTCACTTGCAGCCTTTTCTATTACAGGAAGCCTAAGCAagaaaccaaaggtaagttttAACTTATTAGTTACTTTGTTATTGCATAGCACTTGGATTCACTAAAAGATCATCATTTTTCTATATGATATAGTTTGAATCTTGTGAAATGATTATTTAAGTTGTGTTTATGTTACCTGTATACATATTAATTCTTCATCGATCTCGTGAAGATTTGGATGAAAATAGTAGCACAGAATGCCCGAAATTCAATTTTGAGACTATCAGACTTGCAACAAATGACTTCTCTTATCATAATAAGCTTGGACAAGGTGGATTTGGTACTGTTTACAAGGTAATTTAACCGCAATATATGAGAAAGAATGTCAGTTAGTAAAATTCCTTATTCATTTTGATTTGCATCTCTTCCTTTTTTCGATGATATGAGTCAGGGTGTTCTTTCGAATGGACGAGTCGTAGCTGTAAAGAGACTAACAAGAAACTCTAAGCAAGGAAGAGTTGACTTTAAGAACGAGGTCATGCTAGTGGCCAGACTTCAACATAGGAATTTGGTTAGACTCTTGGGTTTCTGTTCTGAAAGAAATGAAAGGCTTCTCATATATGAATATGTTCCAAATTCAAGTCTCGACCGTTTCATATACGGTATTCCTGAAATACCCATtaatttatttgctaacattttcaTATTAATAATAATTCTGATGCATCCTTATATAAGCTACAGTATTTTCTTTCCCCTTCACTAGGGCCCAATAacttgaaagaaaaataaaacaattgACCATGCAAGTTTGTGAATTTGTAGATCGAGATAAGCGTTTACTAATGGATTGGAACATGCGCTATAAAATCATAGTGGGCATAGCTCGAGGAATTCTTTATCTTCATGAAGATTCTCAACTTCGCATTATTCATCGTGATCTCAAAGTCAGTAATATCCTACTAGATGAAAAAATGAATCCTAAAATTTCAGACTTCGGAACAGCAAGGTTGTTTCCCATAGATCAATCTGAGGATGCTACAAGCAAAATTGTGGGAACCTTGTAAGTATAAGAATCTAGTTAAAACATATTGTTGTAACAACACTTCTGTATTCCTCCATCACTTATCAACTTGCtataacaaatattaaatttaatggtATTAATTTTAATCTTATTAGAAATTTGATATTAACAATATTAATTAATACCAAATATTTGTGTTAAGTGTTGTTAACAACTTTAGTTACAAAGTTTTTATGTAGCAATTGGTACTTGCTGCTAATTTACTTTGAcattaaattcttaatttttagc
The sequence above is a segment of the Hevea brasiliensis isolate MT/VB/25A 57/8 chromosome 11, ASM3005281v1, whole genome shotgun sequence genome. Coding sequences within it:
- the LOC131170702 gene encoding cysteine-rich receptor-like protein kinase 11, with the translated sequence MDNRSVSHINIASLLFHFLISIYLTNALRCYQTGNFTTNSTYAKNRGLLLSSLASNVTANGGFYTATVGQGADEVYGLALCRADSSSEACSNCVNTTMIDLIEKCPNQKEAISWWAAGDNCIIRYANRSIFGRVEIDPPEIFYNTGDIKFNMEEFDQIWSNLMARLSTKASMGSSKVKFATREADLTPFQKIYALMQCTPDISQSNCNYCLGQAVVQYNNCCHGKQGGGVYTPSCIFRWDLYPFYNNSIADAPTPTPPVSISPHSTNNTISKALVALTCSLFYYRKPKQETKDLDENSSTECPKFNFETIRLATNDFSYHNKLGQGGFGTVYKGVLSNGRVVAVKRLTRNSKQGRVDFKNEVMLVARLQHRNLVRLLGFCSERNERLLIYEYVPNSSLDRFIYDRDKRLLMDWNMRYKIIVGIARGILYLHEDSQLRIIHRDLKVSNILLDEKMNPKISDFGTARLFPIDQSEDATSKIVGTFGYMAPEYVFNGIVSVKSDVFSFGVLILEIITGQKSNKFRIGEEGEGDLITFVSKIFLFLYFSVTLAIEYGQI